One segment of Rhodopirellula baltica SH 1 DNA contains the following:
- a CDS encoding DUF4347 domain-containing protein — protein sequence MSKFANHWWQRCCLRVDHVATLAQQSVRARRPVALGKRLPKIGTLEPMVLFSATPIDPAMMDASAGEGAATATVMEIPLDSEAESQQSNTASSVQNPDQQSASVASEIIIIDALTPDLEALLEDLRLHREGSEVIVLDANRDGVTQITEILESRTNVRALQIISHSEHASVRLGNLWLGAENLDAYAGDIASWQHALTSDADILFYGCDLATDANGRTLVDSIAALTGADVAASDDDTGHARYGADWDLEYATGVIDADIVVSESFQETWGHKLATITVTTWLDESNNNGETSLREAITQANAGAGGDTIVFSASLDTPTVFQLTRQQTEDDANSYGDFDILKDLTIVGHGMNITIIDADDLSRIFDVHGGTLTLSDVTLQGGNASGDMGGAIRVEAPSAGLNLQRALLTSNTATEGGAIGNKGTIELTDVAIIGNGGVNGYATNTGGGITNRGAATLNRVTLSGNVATAGGAIFVENSATSLSLTNVTVSGNTGANAGGGLYTKVNAEIIHSTFTLNTSNIGGGIFVEAGTTTVANTIVSGNTATSSNPDVHGAFTSNGGNLIGDVGSASGFGGQDFIGVAANLGALASNGGYVQTHALQAGSAAIDQAIAENAVAIDARQFSTLDGLPDVGAFQRQGGVINRLFWIDHDLGTVQSAALDGTNVQTLVSGLSNPEELYVDSVNQHLYFSEAGENRIRRVNFDGTGLVNVLTGLVAPQGMEVDLVGGKIYWVEDGAGSHNEVKRADLDGSNVETLATITAFLNLTIPDDIELDLVNGHVYWSDELTLEINRMDLDGSNRVTVISSDKGVRGIAIDSVNNKLYYAVGAYSNGEIRRADLDGSNRETLIDSGLDGPNGIEVDPASGKIYWADSGLPQISMADLDGSNVTNLGIAGLQQPHGLGLGAQDTNTSPMHIGFRPSDVVENTDTSAGVSVGTLSTLDIDEDETFTYTVTGGADAAKFTIGGGNSDELILTDGVLDYENQSSYTVVVNVEDSAGNNTTQTITIRVANQAEIDGLWFTTDNDVSESGVAGLTNWGEDQVIQISDPGLTLDGNGGTTSGTASTVGFRLENFISDTNVGISGMHAVWSGLSVGSGANSFELLAGDLIFSIDKSGIDFSSETEPDKEFDREDVIVFRASTPGDYSSGDFFFLLDDPLDGDDIRGISLVESEGGVTVGDTTLAQGTFLFSHSGGSEHDRVITYHADTVGESNTSGTETVLIEGSDGGNLGFTEKIVGLHLVESSTTIGGVAVTAGDLLISVHAGSEANTTIGGVTGTNQDVFRLTMTSTRIGGSNSVANVELLFDGSDIGLDQLDDQEINSLTFAVGTSPNTPIGAISDADADPDSVDEDAEIGDAVGIQAFATDSDGEAVTYSLISDPDSKFAIDSNTGIVTLAATLDYDTATEHSFTVRATSADSSFTEETFTVQVIEANEAPSLTVTSVLGSIAENADLTGGVHVANVTLTDDGIGTNTYSLTGDDANLFELRDSDTKLYLKDGVSLDFDTNSVLDVTVSVDDNTVGGTPDDSASFSMTVTDVNTAPVVSLSQSGTSLAESTATGSRIKMADINVTDDGTGTNVLSLSGDDANLFEIVGTELFWKGDAPLDFETQPSLDVTVNVDDSTLGSGIDSSTDFTLTVTDVNEAPSVSLANIVTTISEGQDLSSGMKVADIVVDDDDLGLETYSLSGDDSALFRIDGTEVWLINNATLDFDTNSVLDVTVSVDDNTVGGTPDDSASFSMTVTDVNSAPVVSLSQSGTSLAESTATGSRIKMADINVTDDGTGTNVLSLSGDDANLFEIVGTELFWKGDAPLDFETQPSLDVTVNVDDSTLGSGIDSSTDFTLTVTDVNEAPSVSLANIVTTISEGQDLSSGMKVADIVVDDDNLGLETYSLSGDDSALFRIDGTEVWLINNATLDFDTNSVLDVTVSVDDNTVGGTPDDSASFSMTVTDVNSAPVVSLSQSGTSLAESTATGSRIKMADINVTDDVTGTNVLSLSGDDANLFEIVGTELFWKGDAPLDFETQPSLDVTVNVDDSTLGSGIDSSTDFTLTVTDVNEAPSFSIVDPITLVAEDEDLSGGLKVADLDVTDDALGAETFSLSGDDAALFEVIGTELWLRAGITLDAITNSNLDVTIDLDDASLGGGSEDTKSLQIQVTTTNTPPTLSDWQDNSLAGQTVTVPASVFDGLSNDVDGQILTAHLSAGPLVGNLNMQADGSFVFTPPPGFIGSISFEWTAFDGRQHSAAATVTLTFLPVPVVPTSPAPTPPEDTSGSNSDATDGDSKDSNSDSDSGDNSEDSSNDSDSESANEGDSAEVLVGMPNAATTNPDGNAQQSGQSGGAEEASTELERMNASVNEARLAQEAAERELQIERNQLGLTQAGGRVQRLDLDFDFGSDGVAMTSIDYALMTQPGEMWDQLDSYQQRVNSQINGDLIVVGTAGAAASSVTVGVVAWALRSGLLLSGLIAHMPAWSAVDPLLIMQGFSGNGDGETLEELMDRHDKAMTDE from the coding sequence ATGTCAAAATTCGCGAATCACTGGTGGCAGCGATGCTGTCTGAGGGTGGATCATGTCGCGACATTGGCACAGCAGTCCGTGCGGGCGCGTCGGCCGGTGGCACTCGGCAAACGATTGCCAAAGATCGGCACGCTTGAGCCAATGGTGTTGTTCAGTGCCACGCCCATTGATCCGGCGATGATGGACGCCTCCGCGGGCGAAGGAGCGGCGACCGCAACGGTGATGGAAATCCCTTTGGATTCGGAAGCTGAATCTCAGCAGAGCAACACCGCATCGAGTGTCCAAAACCCTGATCAGCAATCGGCATCCGTTGCCAGCGAAATCATCATCATTGATGCCTTGACGCCGGACCTGGAGGCGTTGCTCGAAGACCTGCGTTTGCATCGCGAAGGCAGCGAAGTGATCGTTCTGGATGCGAACCGAGACGGGGTCACACAGATCACTGAAATTTTGGAGTCACGAACCAACGTTCGTGCGCTGCAAATCATTTCACACTCCGAACACGCTTCGGTTCGCTTGGGGAATCTTTGGCTCGGGGCAGAGAACCTGGACGCCTACGCTGGTGACATCGCATCGTGGCAGCATGCGCTGACATCCGATGCCGACATCCTGTTTTATGGTTGCGATCTCGCGACCGATGCAAATGGTAGAACGCTGGTTGATTCCATCGCGGCGCTCACCGGTGCGGATGTCGCGGCCAGCGACGATGACACCGGGCACGCACGCTACGGTGCGGATTGGGATTTGGAATACGCGACCGGTGTCATCGATGCGGACATCGTCGTCAGTGAATCCTTTCAGGAGACTTGGGGACACAAACTCGCGACGATCACGGTGACCACTTGGTTGGATGAATCGAACAACAACGGTGAAACCTCGCTTCGCGAAGCAATCACGCAGGCGAACGCCGGCGCCGGTGGCGACACCATCGTCTTCAGTGCCTCCTTGGACACTCCGACCGTTTTCCAACTCACTCGCCAACAAACCGAAGACGATGCGAACTCCTACGGCGACTTCGACATCCTGAAAGATCTCACCATCGTCGGGCACGGCATGAACATCACCATCATTGACGCGGACGATCTGAGTCGGATCTTTGACGTTCATGGCGGAACATTGACATTGTCGGATGTAACGTTGCAGGGCGGGAATGCCTCGGGCGACATGGGCGGTGCGATCCGAGTTGAGGCTCCATCTGCGGGGCTGAATTTGCAGCGAGCTTTGTTGACCAGCAACACGGCGACGGAAGGCGGTGCGATTGGCAACAAGGGAACGATCGAGTTGACCGACGTTGCGATCATCGGCAATGGTGGTGTGAATGGCTATGCGACCAATACGGGCGGCGGAATCACAAACCGAGGAGCGGCGACGCTTAACCGGGTCACTTTGTCGGGCAACGTTGCGACGGCCGGGGGTGCGATCTTTGTCGAAAACAGTGCGACTTCGCTGTCACTGACGAATGTGACGGTGAGTGGCAACACGGGTGCCAATGCGGGAGGTGGTCTCTACACAAAGGTGAATGCCGAGATCATTCATTCCACATTCACTTTGAATACGTCCAACATTGGCGGGGGCATCTTTGTCGAAGCTGGCACCACAACCGTTGCCAACACGATCGTCTCTGGCAACACGGCCACCTCTAGCAATCCAGACGTTCATGGGGCATTCACCTCCAACGGCGGAAACCTCATCGGCGATGTTGGATCGGCGAGCGGGTTTGGGGGGCAAGACTTTATTGGGGTGGCGGCGAATCTTGGGGCACTGGCCAGTAATGGTGGCTACGTACAGACTCACGCATTGCAAGCTGGCAGTGCCGCGATTGATCAAGCCATTGCTGAGAATGCCGTCGCCATTGACGCGAGGCAGTTTTCAACGTTGGATGGATTACCTGATGTTGGAGCCTTCCAGCGGCAGGGCGGCGTCATCAACCGCCTCTTTTGGATCGATCACGATCTGGGCACCGTTCAATCGGCCGCGTTGGATGGAACGAACGTGCAAACCTTGGTGAGCGGTCTGTCGAATCCCGAAGAGTTGTATGTCGATTCTGTGAATCAACATCTCTACTTTTCAGAAGCCGGTGAGAACCGCATTCGACGAGTGAATTTCGATGGTACCGGCCTGGTCAATGTGTTGACCGGGCTTGTAGCTCCACAAGGCATGGAAGTCGACTTAGTCGGTGGAAAAATTTATTGGGTGGAAGACGGTGCCGGATCTCACAATGAAGTTAAACGAGCCGACTTGGATGGTAGCAATGTCGAAACGCTCGCAACCATCACCGCTTTTTTGAACCTGACCATTCCCGACGACATTGAACTCGATCTTGTCAACGGGCACGTTTACTGGTCCGACGAGTTGACGCTCGAAATCAACCGCATGGATTTAGATGGATCGAATCGCGTCACAGTGATCTCGTCGGACAAGGGTGTGCGAGGAATCGCGATCGATTCAGTCAACAACAAGCTGTATTACGCTGTCGGTGCTTATTCCAATGGTGAAATCAGACGAGCCGATCTAGATGGTTCCAACCGAGAAACGTTGATCGATTCTGGTTTGGATGGGCCGAATGGAATTGAAGTCGATCCTGCGTCAGGAAAAATCTATTGGGCGGACAGCGGGTTGCCCCAGATTTCGATGGCAGACCTCGATGGTTCTAACGTTACAAATCTGGGAATTGCAGGTCTTCAACAGCCTCATGGGCTCGGGTTAGGCGCCCAAGATACAAACACGTCCCCGATGCATATCGGGTTCCGGCCCTCTGACGTTGTCGAAAACACGGACACGTCTGCTGGGGTTTCGGTAGGAACACTGTCAACGTTGGATATTGATGAAGACGAAACGTTTACGTACACGGTCACCGGTGGTGCCGATGCCGCCAAATTCACGATCGGAGGCGGGAATTCAGACGAGTTGATTTTAACCGATGGGGTGTTGGACTACGAAAATCAATCGTCTTACACCGTGGTCGTGAATGTTGAGGATTCTGCTGGCAACAACACCACGCAAACAATCACGATTCGAGTCGCCAATCAAGCAGAGATTGATGGGCTTTGGTTCACCACGGACAACGATGTGAGTGAGTCGGGTGTTGCCGGTCTAACAAACTGGGGCGAAGACCAGGTCATTCAAATCAGCGACCCAGGGTTGACGCTGGACGGGAACGGAGGCACCACGTCGGGAACCGCGTCCACAGTCGGCTTTCGTCTAGAGAACTTTATCAGCGATACCAATGTCGGCATCTCCGGAATGCATGCGGTCTGGTCCGGTCTGAGTGTCGGGTCGGGGGCCAACAGTTTTGAATTGCTGGCCGGTGACCTGATCTTTTCAATCGACAAGAGCGGCATTGATTTTTCTAGCGAAACGGAACCCGACAAGGAATTTGATCGTGAAGATGTGATCGTGTTCCGGGCATCGACGCCGGGTGACTACTCCTCAGGTGACTTCTTTTTCTTGCTCGACGATCCGCTTGATGGAGATGACATTCGAGGCATCTCGCTGGTCGAGAGCGAAGGCGGCGTCACCGTGGGCGACACGACTCTTGCTCAAGGCACGTTCCTGTTTTCTCATTCCGGTGGCAGCGAGCATGACCGTGTGATCACCTACCACGCCGATACGGTGGGCGAGTCCAACACGTCGGGCACCGAGACGGTTTTGATTGAGGGCAGCGACGGGGGCAATCTTGGCTTCACCGAGAAGATCGTAGGGCTGCATCTAGTTGAATCCAGCACAACGATCGGGGGCGTCGCCGTCACAGCGGGCGATCTGTTGATCTCGGTCCACGCCGGTAGCGAAGCAAACACAACGATCGGTGGCGTGACCGGCACCAACCAAGATGTCTTTCGCTTGACCATGACGTCCACTCGGATTGGCGGAAGCAATTCCGTGGCCAATGTCGAGTTGCTGTTTGATGGATCGGATATCGGTTTGGATCAACTGGATGATCAAGAAATCAACTCACTGACTTTTGCTGTTGGAACTTCTCCCAACACGCCCATCGGAGCGATTTCTGATGCCGATGCAGATCCCGACAGTGTCGACGAAGACGCCGAAATCGGAGACGCGGTCGGAATTCAGGCCTTCGCGACCGACTCGGACGGCGAAGCGGTCACGTATAGCCTTATCAGCGATCCCGATTCCAAATTCGCGATCGATTCCAATACGGGGATCGTGACGCTGGCGGCCACGTTGGACTATGACACTGCGACGGAGCATAGTTTCACCGTTCGTGCGACCAGTGCAGACTCTTCATTTACCGAAGAGACGTTTACGGTCCAGGTCATTGAAGCGAACGAAGCGCCCTCTTTGACCGTGACTTCGGTGCTAGGTTCGATTGCCGAGAATGCGGATTTGACCGGTGGGGTGCACGTGGCCAATGTCACGCTTACCGATGATGGAATTGGCACGAATACCTACTCGTTGACGGGAGATGATGCAAACCTGTTCGAGCTGCGTGATTCCGACACGAAACTGTATTTGAAGGATGGGGTGAGCCTGGATTTCGACACCAATAGCGTGTTGGATGTCACGGTCTCGGTGGATGACAACACGGTTGGTGGCACCCCCGATGACAGCGCATCGTTCTCCATGACGGTGACGGACGTGAACACAGCTCCCGTTGTGAGCCTGAGTCAAAGCGGAACATCGCTTGCGGAATCGACCGCGACGGGTTCACGGATCAAGATGGCTGACATCAACGTGACGGACGATGGCACCGGAACCAATGTGCTGTCTTTGTCGGGCGACGACGCGAATCTCTTTGAAATCGTTGGAACGGAGTTGTTTTGGAAAGGTGACGCTCCGCTGGACTTCGAAACGCAACCCTCGTTGGATGTGACGGTAAACGTCGATGATTCGACGTTGGGTAGCGGAATCGATTCCTCAACCGACTTCACGTTGACGGTGACCGACGTCAACGAAGCACCCAGCGTGAGCTTGGCCAACATCGTGACAACGATCAGCGAAGGTCAAGACTTGTCCTCGGGCATGAAAGTGGCAGACATCGTGGTTGACGATGATGATCTGGGGCTCGAAACATATTCGCTATCCGGCGATGATTCCGCTTTGTTTCGGATCGACGGAACTGAAGTCTGGTTGATTAACAACGCCACGCTGGATTTCGACACCAATAGCGTTTTGGATGTTACGGTCTCGGTGGATGACAACACGGTTGGTGGCACGCCTGATGACAGCGCATCGTTCTCCATGACGGTGACGGACGTGAACTCGGCTCCCGTTGTGAGTCTCAGTCAAAGCGGAACATCGCTTGCAGAATCGACCGCGACGGGATCACGGATCAAGATGGCTGACATCAACGTGACGGACGATGGCACCGGAACCAATGTGCTGTCTTTGTCGGGCGACGACGCGAATCTCTTTGAAATCGTTGGAACGGAGTTGTTTTGGAAGGGTGACGCTCCGCTGGACTTCGAAACGCAACCCTCGTTGGATGTGACGGTAAACGTCGATGATTCGACGTTGGGTAGCGGAATCGATTCCTCAACCGACTTCACGTTGACGGTGACCGACGTCAACGAAGCACCCAGCGTGAGCTTGGCCAACATCGTGACAACGATCAGCGAAGGTCAAGACTTGTCCTCGGGCATGAAAGTGGCTGACATCGTGGTTGACGATGATAATCTAGGCCTCGAAACATATTCGCTATCCGGCGATGATTCCGCTTTGTTTCGGATCGACGGAACTGAAGTCTGGTTGATTAACAATGCCACGCTGGATTTCGACACCAATAGCGTTTTGGATGTCACGGTCTCGGTGGATGACAACACGGTTGGTGGCACACCCGATGACAGCGCATCGTTCTCCATGACGGTGACGGACGTGAACTCGGCTCCCGTTGTGAGCCTGAGTCAAAGCGGAACATCGCTTGCGGAATCGACCGCGACGGGTTCACGGATCAAGATGGCGGACATCAACGTGACGGACGACGTCACGGGAACCAACGTGCTGTCTTTGTCGGGCGACGACGCGAATTTGTTTGAAATCGTTGGAACGGAGTTGTTTTGGAAAGGCGACGCTCCGCTGGACTTCGAAACGCAACCCTCGCTGGATGTGACGGTGAACGTCGATGATTCGACGCTGGGTAGCGGAATTGATTCCTCAACCGATTTCACGTTAACGGTGACCGACGTCAATGAAGCTCCCAGTTTTTCCATCGTTGATCCGATCACACTTGTTGCGGAGGACGAGGATCTCTCGGGCGGCTTGAAGGTCGCTGATTTGGACGTCACCGACGATGCACTTGGTGCCGAAACGTTCTCGTTAAGTGGTGATGATGCTGCATTGTTTGAAGTGATCGGCACCGAATTGTGGTTGCGAGCTGGAATCACCCTCGATGCGATCACAAATTCCAACTTGGACGTGACCATTGATTTGGACGATGCGAGTCTCGGTGGTGGTTCCGAGGACACCAAATCGTTGCAAATTCAAGTCACCACAACCAACACACCGCCAACGCTCAGCGATTGGCAAGACAACTCGCTGGCCGGTCAAACGGTCACCGTGCCCGCATCCGTTTTTGACGGTCTATCCAACGATGTGGACGGGCAAATCCTCACGGCTCATTTAAGTGCCGGCCCGCTGGTTGGAAATTTGAATATGCAAGCCGATGGCAGCTTCGTATTCACACCGCCCCCAGGATTCATTGGTTCAATCTCCTTCGAATGGACCGCGTTTGATGGGCGGCAACACAGTGCCGCGGCGACGGTGACGTTGACATTCCTGCCCGTACCAGTCGTGCCGACTTCACCCGCACCGACGCCACCGGAGGACACATCCGGATCCAATTCTGACGCGACCGATGGGGATTCCAAAGATTCCAACAGCGATTCAGATAGCGGCGACAATTCCGAAGACAGTTCCAATGATTCGGATTCGGAATCCGCCAACGAAGGCGACTCAGCAGAAGTTCTCGTCGGCATGCCGAACGCGGCCACAACCAATCCGGATGGAAACGCACAGCAATCGGGGCAATCCGGTGGTGCTGAAGAAGCATCGACGGAACTCGAACGGATGAATGCGAGTGTCAATGAAGCGAGATTGGCACAAGAGGCCGCTGAACGAGAATTGCAAATCGAAAGAAATCAGCTGGGGCTGACGCAAGCGGGCGGTCGAGTCCAGCGTTTGGATTTGGACTTTGATTTCGGATCCGACGGCGTCGCGATGACATCCATCGACTATGCCCTGATGACTCAACCAGGCGAGATGTGGGATCAGCTGGACAGTTATCAGCAAAGGGTCAATTCTCAAATCAATGGGGACCTGATTGTGGTTGGTACCGCCGGTGCGGCGGCATCCAGTGTGACTGTCGGCGTTGTGGCCTGGGCCTTACGCAGCGGATTGTTGTTGTCAGGATTGATTGCCCACATGCCTGCCTGGAGCGCGGTCGACCCGTTGTTGATCATGCAAGGATTCTCTGGAAACGGTGACGGAGAAACACTCGAAGAACTCATGGACCGCCACGACAAAGCGATGACAGACGAATGA
- a CDS encoding ATP-binding protein, giving the protein MISLYQRIPIRIRISLGLVGLMAGSLLVASAAGFFPNEQEEILHGRARLCETLAISGTAMASHGQVDSLRVTMESVVHRDPQILSIGLVSSEGQLLVSAGEHTEFWDDSLEDDVNQMKVPVFRYGKQWGEMQFAFASTGGLFGLNYWAPAWLLIVLIPACLIQFSFFLKKTLESLDPSGAVPTHVENALDTITVGLVLLNSKGRILFTNRRLNQLLSQESADLMGKKIDDLEWQMIADTGAVLPWEEAKQNDDSVMDRILQFDNNGRMLTFSVNCTPIAGQGYLVTFEDITLIEENKVALAKARDAAENANAAKSDFLANMSHEIRTPLNAVLGFTDVLRRGLVSNGDEAVDHLNMIHRSGAHLLELINDILDLSKIESGHLQTETIDTSLDDIVTDVANTLKVKADEQNLALKVDFRTAIPRTIQSDPTRLRQVITNLVGNAIKFTESGSVSIVTSLLKTPSNALEGYDPIIRVDIIDTGIGMTPDQQAKIFDSFVQADSSTTRKFGGTGLGLSISRRLAEAMGGSLTVHSEVGIGSTFRVELPTSIASLQDMVSPEELARLAQEKSAGSVSSELLRLPGKRVLVVDDGEANRRLIELVLKRAGATVMSAENGQEALDMIAEGNESGYPYELVLMDMQMPVLDGYSATRLLREREDTTPVIALTGNAMRGDREKCMDAGCDDFLTKPVNLDELLEMVSQYLGEVDPGTLLNTKTMANETSSAASLSSAGILPSMQTPVSAASASLSSSGSPAAASSGLPSSAIVPTLPMDDEDFRAIAGDFVSRLHTRLDGIEQAIQESKFDFVHGEAHWLKGAGGTVGLDVFTEPARTLEQAAKDGSPDIAQSILNDIRELHGRVAIPGMDLSKESNQSDSLSPAIASVDPATIINPIHCALPLDDPDFHAIVSDFIVRLDQRLVDMRNELRDQRFDALELSAHWLKGAGGTVGYGDLTQPSRDLIDAALAANPADCETYLSQIESVRARMILPEPLPQSV; this is encoded by the coding sequence ATGATAAGTCTCTATCAGCGTATTCCGATTCGCATTCGGATTTCACTCGGTTTGGTTGGTCTGATGGCCGGCAGTTTGCTGGTCGCCAGTGCTGCTGGATTCTTTCCGAACGAACAGGAAGAAATCCTTCATGGACGTGCGCGCTTGTGCGAAACGCTAGCAATCAGTGGAACCGCGATGGCCAGTCACGGTCAGGTAGACTCATTGCGGGTCACGATGGAATCGGTCGTTCATCGAGACCCCCAAATCTTGTCGATCGGATTGGTATCGAGCGAAGGTCAATTGCTCGTGTCCGCTGGTGAGCACACTGAGTTTTGGGACGACAGTCTGGAAGACGATGTCAATCAGATGAAAGTCCCCGTGTTCCGGTACGGAAAACAATGGGGCGAAATGCAGTTCGCGTTTGCATCAACCGGTGGTTTGTTCGGTCTGAACTATTGGGCTCCTGCTTGGTTGTTGATCGTCTTGATTCCCGCTTGTTTGATTCAGTTTTCGTTCTTCTTGAAGAAGACGCTGGAAAGTTTGGATCCGTCAGGGGCCGTCCCGACACACGTCGAAAATGCACTGGATACGATCACGGTCGGATTGGTTCTGCTGAACTCCAAAGGCCGCATCCTGTTTACCAACCGTCGTCTGAACCAATTGCTGTCGCAAGAATCAGCGGATTTGATGGGGAAGAAGATTGACGATTTGGAATGGCAGATGATCGCCGACACCGGTGCTGTGCTGCCATGGGAAGAAGCGAAACAAAATGACGATTCGGTCATGGATCGAATTCTTCAATTCGATAACAACGGTCGCATGCTGACCTTCAGCGTCAATTGCACGCCCATCGCCGGGCAAGGTTATCTGGTGACGTTCGAGGACATCACGCTGATCGAAGAAAACAAGGTCGCTCTCGCGAAAGCTCGTGATGCTGCCGAAAACGCCAACGCAGCCAAAAGTGATTTCCTGGCCAATATGAGTCACGAAATTCGAACGCCACTCAATGCGGTCCTCGGTTTCACTGATGTGCTGCGCCGCGGATTGGTGTCCAACGGTGACGAAGCCGTTGACCACCTGAACATGATCCATCGCTCGGGTGCGCACCTGTTGGAACTGATCAACGACATCCTGGATTTGTCCAAAATTGAATCGGGGCACCTGCAAACCGAGACGATCGACACCAGCCTGGACGACATCGTCACGGATGTGGCGAACACGTTGAAGGTCAAAGCCGACGAGCAAAACTTGGCGTTGAAGGTTGATTTCCGAACTGCCATCCCAAGAACGATCCAGTCCGATCCAACTCGATTGCGGCAGGTTATCACGAACTTGGTTGGCAACGCGATCAAGTTTACCGAAAGCGGATCTGTGTCGATTGTCACGTCGCTATTGAAGACGCCATCCAATGCGTTGGAAGGTTACGACCCAATCATTCGCGTCGACATCATTGACACCGGTATCGGGATGACACCGGATCAGCAAGCCAAAATCTTTGACTCGTTTGTGCAAGCCGACAGTTCGACCACTCGTAAATTTGGTGGAACGGGATTGGGGCTGTCAATCAGCCGTCGTCTGGCCGAGGCAATGGGCGGATCCCTGACGGTACACAGCGAAGTAGGGATCGGCAGTACCTTCCGCGTGGAACTTCCGACCAGCATTGCAAGCCTGCAAGACATGGTCAGTCCCGAAGAACTGGCTCGATTGGCCCAAGAAAAATCAGCCGGTTCGGTCAGCTCGGAGTTGCTGCGACTGCCCGGCAAACGAGTGTTGGTCGTCGACGACGGCGAAGCCAACCGTCGCCTCATCGAACTGGTGCTCAAACGCGCCGGTGCGACCGTGATGAGCGCCGAAAACGGTCAGGAAGCTCTGGACATGATCGCCGAAGGAAACGAGTCGGGATATCCATACGAATTGGTACTGATGGACATGCAGATGCCCGTCTTGGATGGTTACTCCGCCACACGATTGCTGCGTGAGCGAGAAGACACGACGCCTGTCATCGCACTGACCGGTAACGCCATGCGGGGTGACCGCGAGAAGTGCATGGATGCTGGTTGCGATGACTTCCTCACCAAACCCGTCAACTTGGACGAGTTGCTGGAAATGGTTTCGCAATACTTGGGAGAGGTCGATCCGGGCACGTTGCTCAATACCAAAACCATGGCGAACGAAACGTCCTCCGCGGCGAGCCTCAGCAGTGCAGGCATTCTGCCATCGATGCAGACACCAGTATCCGCCGCTTCCGCGTCTTTGTCGTCATCTGGTTCACCAGCGGCAGCATCAAGTGGTTTGCCATCTTCCGCCATTGTGCCAACCTTGCCGATGGACGACGAAGACTTCCGCGCCATTGCGGGTGACTTTGTGTCTCGATTGCACACCCGATTGGATGGCATTGAACAAGCGATCCAGGAATCCAAGTTTGACTTTGTGCACGGCGAAGCCCACTGGCTCAAAGGTGCCGGCGGAACCGTCGGTTTGGATGTCTTCACCGAACCGGCACGGACATTGGAACAAGCTGCGAAAGATGGTTCGCCCGACATCGCTCAATCGATTCTCAACGACATCCGCGAACTGCATGGTCGAGTGGCGATCCCGGGAATGGATCTGTCAAAGGAATCGAACCAGAGCGACTCTCTCAGTCCCGCGATCGCATCGGTCGATCCAGCGACCATCATCAACCCAATTCACTGTGCGTTGCCGCTGGACGACCCAGACTTCCACGCCATTGTCTCAGACTTCATCGTTCGGCTCGACCAGCGATTGGTGGACATGCGAAACGAGCTTCGCGACCAACGCTTTGATGCTTTAGAACTCAGCGCCCATTGGCTGAAGGGAGCCGGCGGTACGGTTGGCTATGGCGACCTGACCCAACCATCACGTGACTTGATCGACGCCGCATTGGCAGCCAATCCAGCGGACTGCGAAACCTATCTGTCGCAAATTGAATCAGTTCGTGCACGCATGATCCTTCCTGAACCGTTGCCACAATCGGTCTGA